The genomic region AGATGCGCCGTATCCCCAGCGCTTTTGAAAAGAGACGATGTAGATGCGCCGTATATTTTCAAAAGTTCTATTCTTCGATATAATACCGCCCATGATAACTGCCGAAGATGAAAAGCACGAAGAACAGAACGCCGAAGCGCTGACTGCGTTTAAAGTCAATGATTTTGAAGGGACGCTCGACCTTTTGCTCTTTTTAATTAAGAAAAATGAGATCAATATCTACGATATTCCCATCAGCGATATAACCGAACAGTACCTTGAATATCTCGATTACGCGGTAAGCCTCAATCTGGATAGCTTAACCGAGTTTTATGAACTGGCGGCGCACCTTGTCTACATTAAAAGCAAGATGCTCCTTCCCGTCGAGATCGATTCGGACGATGAGGATATCGAAGACCCGCGTACGGAATTGGTCAACAAGCTGATTGAGTATCAAAAATTTAAAAAACTGTCGGTTTTAATGGAAGAAAAAGAAAGCGAAGCCGAATGGTTTTTTGAGCGCAAGAAAATACAGCACGCGCTTCCCTTTACCGAAGAGAACCTGTGGGAGCGGGTTGATACGTGGGAGCTTTTACGGACGTTCTCAAAATTGATGTCCAATTATAACTCGGAACAAATTCTTGACCTGTACGAAGAAGTGTCGGTAAATGAAAAGCTGACGCTGATGAACGAATTTTTGGAAGAAAAGGGCGAATGCCTCTTTACCGATTTGATTGTACGGAAGGGAAATCTGCTGGATGTTATTTGCGCTTTTATGGCGCTGCTTGAGGCGGTCAAATTCAGGATGGCAAGCATTTGGCAAAATAGAATGTTCGGCGATATAAAAATACGCCCGTGGGAAGCTGCCCGCAATGATGACGGAGTATAAAATGGAAAAAGAAACAGCCCTCGTAGAGGCAATCCTCTATTTGGAAGGAGAGCCGCTTGACGACGCTGCAATCAGTAAAATTGCAGGCTTATCGGTCGATGTCGTAAAAGAATGTATTAAAAATCTGAAAGATTCATATTCGGAAGGTTCGAGCGGTATCGAAATTACACAGATGATGGGCGGCTGGATTATCACGCCTAAAAAAGAATTTTGGGATGCGCTGAAAGACCGCTACGGTAAAAAGAATGAGAACCGGCTTTCGCGCGCTGCAATGGAAACGCTGTCGATTATTGCCTATTCTCAGCCGATAACCCGTGCCGAAATCGAGGCAATCCGCGGAGTTTCCGCCGACACGATGATTAGGCTTTTGGTAGAAAAAGAGCTGATTAAAGAAGTGGGGAAAAAAGACATTCCCGGAAAGCCGGTGCAATTCGGCACGACCAAGGAATTTTTAAAAGTATTCGGTCTCAACAGCATCGCGGACTTACCCAAGATGGATGAAACGGAGCAGGAGCGGTTCGAACTTGCGCGATAACAATCATTTTTCCAAATCGCCCCGAGCTTTCGACAGCAAACGGATAAAATCTTTCGATAACGGCACCCATAATGAAGGTAACGAAAACAACGGCAAGCGAACCGAATATTTCAACAACGGTACAGCTCCCGAAGATAACGAAAACAGCAGCAAGCAGGAGATGAGGCTGCAAGTGTATCTTGCCCATGCGGGAGTTGCTTCGCGGCGTGCTTGCGAAAAGATTATCGCGGAGGGGCGTGTTTCCGTAAACGGAACGCTTGTTATCGACATGGGCAGTAAGGTTCGCACGGGTGATACGGTACTCCTTGACGGGAAGCCGGTGCATCCCGAAGCGCGCAAATGCTACGTACTATTGAACAAACCGGCGGGCTTTGTCTGCACGCTCTCCGACGAGAAGGGACGCCCCACTGCCGCAGATCTTTTAAAAGAGACCTACAGCGAGCGGCTCTATAACATCGGCAGGCTCGATATGTTTTCGAGCGGGGCAATCCTCTTTACCAACGACGGGGATTTTGCCGCAAAGATAGAACACCCGTCGGCGCAGATCGAAAAGGAATATGTCATCGAAACTACGCAGGACTTTCCGCCGGAGCTGCTCACCCGCTTTGAACGCGGTATCCGCGTTGACGGCATTTTTTACAAATGCCGTTCAGCCGCTGCCATTAACCGCCGTAAGCTGCGAATTGTACTTGTCGAAGGGAAAATTAGAGAAATCCGCCGCGTGCTGGATTCCTTCAATTGCACGATAAAGCGGCTGGTGCGGGTTCGCATCGGGAACCTCGAGCTGGGCACCCTGAAAGCAGGAGAATTCCGTGACCTTACCGCAAAAGAGCGGCAGGCGCTGCTAGACCTCGCAGCAGAGAGCAAAAACGAGGAGCGAAAGTACACAGAATAATGTACAGAATTGAGGCTTTTAGAGGTGTACTCTTTTAAAGAGGGTACCGCCCCTCTTCCTCTTTTTACTCAATCGTATACTCGATAAAGCCTTCTGCTTTCCGTTTGATGATTTCTCCGATTCCGGCACGTACGGTTCTGATATTTTTATACTGTATGTCGTCCATCCCCTGCCCCGCTAAGGCATTATGGCACAGGGCTATGTCGCAACCGCAGTCCGTAAAATCATTTTCAAGATCCTTAAAATATTGTACAACGTCTCCGGCAAACACGATTTCAATTTCCGCCGTATCACCGGTTTCTTTGCAATAATTTCGGTAATTGACTAATTTACTTTGCAATTTAGCGATCAACTGAAGCTTTTCTATTCTGAATAAAACTTTATAGTGCATAGCGCTAAAACTATACCCTGCGCTTATGCACCTGTCAAGAAAGGCCGCATATAGTTTCCGGCATCAGCATATCAATCGCCGCCTGTATATGTTCGGGTACCGGCACGGTAAAGAGGCGAAGCGTGCCGCCGATGGGAAATCGGAGGCGGTATGCGCAGAGCTGGAGCTTTTTAACGCGGGCGGTTTTCCAAAGCTGTTTATTTAATGCAAAGTTTCCGTGCTTGTCGTCGCCAATAATCGGGCAGCCGATACCGGCAAGGTGAATACGGATTTGGTGCATTCTGCCGGTATGCAATCGGACGGAGAACAAGCTGTATGCGTCAGTACCCGCAAGCAGTTTGTATGCACTTGAGGCAGGCTTTGGCGTGCCGTTTTCCATAATCGGCGTATCGATAATGCCTTCTTTCGGAATGGGTTTCAGTGTTTTTTTATTTACAGAATGTTCAAACCTGCCGAAGCATAATGCAAGATATTCCTTTTCGACCGCCCGCGACTCAAACAAGGTACGGCACGAACGGGCGGCGGAGGCGTTTTTTGCCGTTACCAATAAGCCGGAGGTTTCTTTATCCAACCGGTGTACCGGAAATATTTCTGTCCTGAGCTGCTTGCTTAAAATCTCGGTAAGGCACACGGCAATGTGCGCACCGCCCTGTACCGGAATACCGTAAGGCTTATTAACGATACAAATCGCCTCGTCCTCGTATACAATCGGAATAGATTTCTTTACAATATTTTGTTGACTATTGTGCATAGTGGGGAGTATATGATGAATCGGAAAAAAATTCAGCACTTGTTATGTTTCATTCTTTTATCGTTTTGTATCGGCCATCCGCTGCGGGCGGAACTGATCAGCAATCCTTCATTAGGCTATACATTGGATTTACCGGAAGGATTCAGACAGGTGAATTCCCGGGATAATTCCCGTTATCTTTATCAAAATACAATTATCCCCGTCGGCTTACAGGTCGCACTCTACCCGTATCAGCAGTTCGGTACGGTAACCGCTGCGGCAGAGCATATTTTTTCTCAACTGAAAGCGCAGAAAAAGGCGATACAATTTTTGATGCAGGGCAACCCCGCACTCGTTGCAAACCTTCAATTTACACAGCAAAACCAAAAACAGGCGGGGTGGCTTTTGGTGCAGCCGCTCGCCGAACAAAAGGGATGGCTGGTTGTCTTAACAACAACACAGGCGGCAAAAGCGCAGGAATATGAGCCGATGATGATTTCCTGCTTGGATGCGGTGTTCATCAGCCGTCAGTCCTTTTTTGAACCCGGCCCGATGATTCAGGCCGTTTATCCCAAAGAAGGAACGGTAAAAAAAGAAGTGCTCTTTAATGGAAAAAAACTTCTCGTGCATTTTGACCGCTCCGATTCCGAAGCGAACCAGGCAGTAATAGACCGCGAATTTGCCCTGCTGACACGCTACCTCAATTCCCCGCTGCAGCAAAAAGCATGGCAGCGCTATTACCGGATGATTTATCGCGACAGTATTGCTCGCTGCCGCCATCTTTCGCTGATGCTGGAAAAGGAATTAATCGAGGTGAGTAAAGAAGGGAAAATGCCTTCGGCAGAAGCCGTTGCCGCTTCTTTGCTTGCATGGATGCAAAACTTTACCTACAAGCGAGATGAAAACGGGGCTGACTTTTTAAACATACCGGCTGTGTGTACCGATCAGAGCGGCGATTGCGACAGCCGTGCGCTGTTGATGGCGGTGATATTGCAGCATTTCAACATCGATTCAATCTTGATGATTGCTCCCGGACAAAGCCATGCGGTTGCCGCCGTAGACTGCACCGGAGAAGGCGCCCGCTTTACGCACAACGGCAAACGCTATCTTATCGCAGAAACGACGGCAAAGGTCGCACTCGGAAAAATTGCACAAGACCTTGCCGACCCCAACCTTTGGTTTGCCGTTGATTGGTACACACCTCCCGAACGGGACGAGTATGGCTTCGGCAAGAAGGAATAGTCGGCTCATCTAAGGACGAGAGATTTTAGAGGTTTTCAACTGTTAAAGCGGCACTGTCGCTTTACTCAAGCATATTCTTCTGCCGCATAATTTCAAAAACACTTGACTTTCCAAGGAAGTGCGCACTACCTGCAAAGACAAACGTATTGCCACCTTCGTGCAAGTACTCGTCGAATTTC from Treponema vincentii harbors:
- a CDS encoding segregation and condensation protein A: MITAEDEKHEEQNAEALTAFKVNDFEGTLDLLLFLIKKNEINIYDIPISDITEQYLEYLDYAVSLNLDSLTEFYELAAHLVYIKSKMLLPVEIDSDDEDIEDPRTELVNKLIEYQKFKKLSVLMEEKESEAEWFFERKKIQHALPFTEENLWERVDTWELLRTFSKLMSNYNSEQILDLYEEVSVNEKLTLMNEFLEEKGECLFTDLIVRKGNLLDVICAFMALLEAVKFRMASIWQNRMFGDIKIRPWEAARNDDGV
- a CDS encoding RluA family pseudouridine synthase, with product MHNSQQNIVKKSIPIVYEDEAICIVNKPYGIPVQGGAHIAVCLTEILSKQLRTEIFPVHRLDKETSGLLVTAKNASAARSCRTLFESRAVEKEYLALCFGRFEHSVNKKTLKPIPKEGIIDTPIMENGTPKPASSAYKLLAGTDAYSLFSVRLHTGRMHQIRIHLAGIGCPIIGDDKHGNFALNKQLWKTARVKKLQLCAYRLRFPIGGTLRLFTVPVPEHIQAAIDMLMPETICGLS
- the scpB gene encoding SMC-Scp complex subunit ScpB; translation: MEKETALVEAILYLEGEPLDDAAISKIAGLSVDVVKECIKNLKDSYSEGSSGIEITQMMGGWIITPKKEFWDALKDRYGKKNENRLSRAAMETLSIIAYSQPITRAEIEAIRGVSADTMIRLLVEKELIKEVGKKDIPGKPVQFGTTKEFLKVFGLNSIADLPKMDETEQERFELAR
- a CDS encoding pseudouridine synthase; this encodes MRLQVYLAHAGVASRRACEKIIAEGRVSVNGTLVIDMGSKVRTGDTVLLDGKPVHPEARKCYVLLNKPAGFVCTLSDEKGRPTAADLLKETYSERLYNIGRLDMFSSGAILFTNDGDFAAKIEHPSAQIEKEYVIETTQDFPPELLTRFERGIRVDGIFYKCRSAAAINRRKLRIVLVEGKIREIRRVLDSFNCTIKRLVRVRIGNLELGTLKAGEFRDLTAKERQALLDLAAESKNEERKYTE